GCCTGCGCCAACGCGAATTCGATGTTAATTTCTTGATGATTGTGGCAGCAATCGGGGCAGCGGCAGTTGGTCAGCCCCGCGAAGGCGCAATTTTGATGTTTTTGTTTGCGCTTTCCAATACGCTCGAAACCTATGCCATGGGTCGAACTCATCGGGCCGTCAATGCACTATTGGAGATGGCTCCCGACCAAGCAACGCTGATCGCTGCCGATGGTACGCAACAAGTGGTGGCCGTCGCCGATTTAGCGATTGGCGATCGGGTATTGGTGCGGCCTGGCGAGCGGATTCCGGTTGATGGGGTTGTGCGGATCGGCGCTTCGTCAATTAACGAAGCAGCAATTACTGGCGAATCAGTGCCAGTTGATAAAGGCGCTGGCAGCAAGGTCTTTGCTGGCACGCTCAATACCACTGGCGCACTGACCATCGAGGTAACCGTGGCGGTTGGTGATACGACCTTGGCACGAATTATTGAAACCGTGGCCGAAGCTCGCAGCCAAAAAGCCAAAGCCCAAGATTTTACCGATCGGGTAATTGGCCAATATTATGCCTATGCCGTGGTGGCCATGACCTTGTTGGCGATTGCGATTCCGTTGCTGTTTCTCGATTGGAGCGTTAAAACCACGCTCTACCGCGCAATGGCACTGATGGTCGTGGCCTCGCCCTGTGCCTTGGTGATTTCAATTCCAGCGGCGATGCTTTCGGCCATGGCCAATGCTGCCCGCCACGGGATGTTATTCAAAGGTGGGCGCTATCTTGAAGCTGCTGCTAAAATTAAAGTCGTGGCCTTGGATAAAACAGGGACGCTCACGACTGGCCAATTGAGCGTGATGCAAACTGTGGATCTTGGTCAACGCTCAACTGAACAATGGCTAACCGCAGCAGCAGCGGTCGAAGCCTTCTCAGAACATCCCTTGGCGAAAGCGATTGTCGCCCATGCTCAAGATCAGAAACTGAACGTCCCAATTGCGGTTGATTTCCAATCGATCACTGGGATGGGTGCGCAAGCTGATGTTCATGGCGAATTGGTGCAGGTTGGTCGGCCCCGTTTATGGGGCGAGGCGGTGCTCGCCCAAGCTGCCAAACTTGAAGCCCAAGGCGCAACCGTGATCGGTGTTGGCACTACCGAACAAGTATGGGGCTTAATTGCCTTGGCTGATACGATTCGGCCTGATGCCAAGCAAGCGATTGCCGCGCTGCACGCTGCGGGTGTGGAACGAGTGGTGCTGTTGACTGGTGATAATCAAGCTGTAGCCCAGCATGTGGCCAGCCAAATTGGCATTGATGATGTTCGTGCTGAACTTTTGCCTGGTGACAAAGCCCAAATTATTGAAGAATTGCAACAACGCTATGGTCCAGTTGCGATGGTTGGCGACGGCGTGAATGATGCGCCAGCCTTGGCTACTGCTCAACTGGGCGTGGCAATGGGCGTTGCTGGCACTGATGTGGCTGTGCAAAGTGCCGATGTGTTGTTGCTGAGTGATGATTTGCTGAAATTGGCTGAAGCTTTACGGCTTGGCCGTCGCACCCAACGCATTGTTTGGCAAAATATTGCCTTTGCTGGCGGCGTGATTGTGGTGCTGATCGCTTCAGCCTTGTTTGGCAATATTCCCCTGCCGTTAGGCGTGGTTGGCCATGAAGGTAGCACGTTATTGGTGGTTGCCAATGGTTTGCGCTTGCTGCGCCGCTAACCAAAGAGCATAAAGGCAAACAGCGACAGCATTGCTGCTAACATAAACCAGGCTAAAGGGTCCTTGCGCAATTGACGATTCAAATTGGGCAAGGGCTTTTTATAGGTATATTCATAGCCACAGTCAATGCACTGGACATAATAGCGAAACATGTGAATACCCGAGGTCAGTAATGGTTTCATCGTTTGCTTCTTGCTACCACATTCAGGGCAAGCAAAACTGACGTGGGTTTGAGCTGCATGCGGAACATGATAATCGGCCATACTTCTGCTCCTTGATTTGGTTCGGGTAAACATTAATAATGGGGAACAAAACTGTTCCCCATCATAGCATGGCCAAAATTGCTTGAGAAGAGCGAATTTAGCGTCGAATACTCCAAGCAATGCCTGCCTGCAAGGTGCTAAATGTGGTAAGTTGGTTCAACTGCTGGCCGAAGCCAACCAACGATTGAGCAATCTCTGGGCTGAGGCCAGTTAGCACTAATTGAGCGCCGAGCAAACGTACAGCCTTGGCGGCTTTGAGCAACATCTCGGCGGTAAAGCCATCAATTTGGGCGACCCCAGTAATATCGATGATGGCGATCCGAGCGTGTTGTTGCTCAACCCCTTGCAATAATGTGCCCAAAATGTGGTTAGCACGGGCTTGATCGATCGCGCCGACCAAGGGCATCACCAGCATATCATCACGGAAGGGAATCAACGGCGTAGCTTGCTCGGCGATCACAAATTCTTGGGCTTTGATCAATTGTTCTTGGAGTGCAAGTTGTTCGGTTTGGGCAGCTAGGGTATTGGCTTGCAGTTGATTGCGCTCAGCTTCTGCGGCTGCGGTTGCGAGCTGCGCTTGTTCGAGCACATTCAAGGTTTGATTAATGCTGGTCGCCAAGCCCGCAACCTCATCGTTGCCCACCACTGCTACCCGTTCATGCAGATTATTGGCAACGTGTTTGATTTCGTTACTCAAGCGCAACACGCGGTTGATGACCACTCGATTGAGCAAAAAATACAATACCAAGCCACCAATAGCCGTCACCACAAAGGTCAAAATCACCACAAACTGCAAGGCATGATGACCTTGGTTGTAGATTGTGCGTGGCCGAATAATATTGATAATCAGGGCTGGGTTACCTTGGAGATCGTTGATTTGCTGCAAGCCACGTAAGGCATGCTCATCGATTGGGATGATTTGGCGGGGATTGACATCGCTCAATTGCTGAATGCTGCTTGTCAGATCGCTTGGTGGATTGAGCACATCTTCCAAACTGAAGGGAAATAATGTGACCGCAGCTAAATCATTAAGCACCTGTTGGTCAAGGTAGCGCCCAAAAATCACCGTGCCGCGAATTGGCCCTTGACCTTGGCTATCAATAATCGGGCGAGCAGCAACCAACACAATTCGCTCTTGAAAACGCACAATGCCCAAGTTGCGTTGGCTGGAGTCACTAAACGTCGTTAGTTGCGGAATTTGCTGCACAAATGGTAAAAAGTTTTCTGGTAAGTCGCTAAATGTATCTGCATCGGCCATTCGTCCATACACCAAGGCTTGTTGTTGGTTGAGAAAGGCCATAATATTAAATGTATAGGTTGCGAAAACATCATCGCCAGCATTGTTGCTAATATAATCAGCATCGGGAGCCTCGATAAAGGCATAGGTATCATCCCAGGTTGACCATGAAACCAAGGCCGTGTCGAGCCGATTTTGCTCAAACTGTAAGGCATTCAATACCCGATCAAGGTCGGTTTGCATTGAGGTCGTTTCAAGCTCGGCAAACGATTGGAGCAGCAACATGCGCAGTGGGAAAATAAGCACAACTACCAGCAGCACGAGGCTGGCTCCTAGCACAATTTTGGTTTGGCGACGCAGCGAGGTCGTGCCAGTTGATGGCGCAGATGTCATAATACGATGCAACCTATCTAGATTGGCTGGGTAGAATTGTGCGCCTATGATAGCACGTTCTCTAGTTAATTGGGGTAGGTTGATCTGCGAAGGAGCACGAAGAGCACGAAGGGGCGAGGGGTCAGGGTTCAGGGACAAGGAGTCTGTTTTGAATTAGCTGGACAATCAGCAATACTGACTCCTGATTGCTGACCCCTGACCTCTATCACCCTCTACGCCTCAGCGGTAAATCCGCTTGCCTGAAGCCTGATTCCAATTCATAGATTCTTTGATCTTTCATCCCTCATAATTCATCCTTCATCCTTTACTCAAATTCACCCTAGTAATTTGGGTAAAAATTTTTTATACTTATACAATTGATTTCCCTCAACGGTGTGCAATATTTATAATTCTCTCGTGGCACACCTACCACAACCACCTGGAGGTCGGCATGCGAATATTTCATGGTCTTTTACTGCTAGGCTTAATTTTTTTAAGCCTAGGAAGCGCGGCTAGCAAACCCCCTAGCGCGACAATCCCGCCCAAGTTGTATCTGCAACGCGGTACGATCGATCTCAACGTGGTGAATCAGGCCAACCAAAATGATCCGTTGTTACAGGCGGTTGCCGAGTATGCGGTTATTCAATTTAGTGGGCCAATTTTGCTCAAGCAGCGGCAAGCACTCGAAGCTACTGGGTTAAGCATTATTGAATATCTACCTGATTATGCCTATTTGG
This sequence is a window from Herpetosiphon gulosus. Protein-coding genes within it:
- a CDS encoding heavy metal translocating P-type ATPase, yielding MTTTSVNSRHLHAEAQAELDELAALPWMMRLTAICLIATGLGWVAGSVAGVPTWLPWLLYVVAFASGGWFPLGNAWESLRQREFDVNFLMIVAAIGAAAVGQPREGAILMFLFALSNTLETYAMGRTHRAVNALLEMAPDQATLIAADGTQQVVAVADLAIGDRVLVRPGERIPVDGVVRIGASSINEAAITGESVPVDKGAGSKVFAGTLNTTGALTIEVTVAVGDTTLARIIETVAEARSQKAKAQDFTDRVIGQYYAYAVVAMTLLAIAIPLLFLDWSVKTTLYRAMALMVVASPCALVISIPAAMLSAMANAARHGMLFKGGRYLEAAAKIKVVALDKTGTLTTGQLSVMQTVDLGQRSTEQWLTAAAAVEAFSEHPLAKAIVAHAQDQKLNVPIAVDFQSITGMGAQADVHGELVQVGRPRLWGEAVLAQAAKLEAQGATVIGVGTTEQVWGLIALADTIRPDAKQAIAALHAAGVERVVLLTGDNQAVAQHVASQIGIDDVRAELLPGDKAQIIEELQQRYGPVAMVGDGVNDAPALATAQLGVAMGVAGTDVAVQSADVLLLSDDLLKLAEALRLGRRTQRIVWQNIAFAGGVIVVLIASALFGNIPLPLGVVGHEGSTLLVVANGLRLLRR
- a CDS encoding CHASE4 domain-containing protein; translation: MTSAPSTGTTSLRRQTKIVLGASLVLLVVVLIFPLRMLLLQSFAELETTSMQTDLDRVLNALQFEQNRLDTALVSWSTWDDTYAFIEAPDADYISNNAGDDVFATYTFNIMAFLNQQQALVYGRMADADTFSDLPENFLPFVQQIPQLTTFSDSSQRNLGIVRFQERIVLVAARPIIDSQGQGPIRGTVIFGRYLDQQVLNDLAAVTLFPFSLEDVLNPPSDLTSSIQQLSDVNPRQIIPIDEHALRGLQQINDLQGNPALIINIIRPRTIYNQGHHALQFVVILTFVVTAIGGLVLYFLLNRVVINRVLRLSNEIKHVANNLHERVAVVGNDEVAGLATSINQTLNVLEQAQLATAAAEAERNQLQANTLAAQTEQLALQEQLIKAQEFVIAEQATPLIPFRDDMLVMPLVGAIDQARANHILGTLLQGVEQQHARIAIIDITGVAQIDGFTAEMLLKAAKAVRLLGAQLVLTGLSPEIAQSLVGFGQQLNQLTTFSTLQAGIAWSIRR